In a single window of the Nitrospira sp. genome:
- the rpmJ gene encoding 50S ribosomal protein L36, translating into MKVKSSVKPICAKCKVVRRRGVVRILCKNPRHKQRQG; encoded by the coding sequence ATGAAGGTCAAGTCGTCAGTGAAGCCGATTTGTGCAAAATGTAAGGTGGTACGTCGTCGCGGTGTCGTGCGTATTCTCTGTAAGAACCCGCGACATAAGCAGCGACAAGGATAG
- a CDS encoding adenylate kinase, producing MRVVFLGAPGVGKGTQAEKIVSQYQIAKISTGDLLRAAVRNRTPLGVEAKGHMDQGRLVPDSVVIGLVKEKLAELSKPKGFILDGFPRTVPQAEALSDVLKTEGIQLDRVINFKVSREEIVKRLSGRRSCPKCQATYHVDFAPPRNGVACDRCGETLVQRSDDQQEAVEMRLRVYEEQTAPLISFYEQRQLLSHLNGAEAVEVVYQELVRTLSVYRTA from the coding sequence ATGAGGGTTGTCTTTCTTGGGGCTCCGGGTGTTGGTAAGGGCACACAGGCAGAGAAAATAGTTAGTCAGTACCAGATCGCCAAAATTTCAACCGGTGATTTGCTCAGAGCTGCCGTTCGTAATAGGACTCCGCTAGGCGTAGAAGCTAAAGGACATATGGATCAGGGGCGCCTTGTTCCCGATTCTGTGGTTATTGGGTTAGTGAAGGAAAAGCTTGCGGAGTTATCAAAGCCCAAAGGGTTTATTCTTGATGGATTCCCCAGGACGGTTCCTCAAGCTGAAGCTCTCTCGGATGTGCTGAAAACAGAGGGGATTCAGCTCGATCGAGTTATTAATTTTAAGGTTTCGCGGGAAGAGATTGTTAAGCGCTTGAGTGGGCGCCGCAGCTGTCCAAAGTGTCAGGCTACCTATCACGTAGATTTTGCTCCTCCGAGGAATGGTGTCGCTTGCGATCGATGTGGCGAAACCTTGGTGCAGCGAAGTGACGATCAGCAAGAGGCGGTTGAGATGCGTCTCAGAGTGTATGAGGAGCAGACTGCTCCATTGATCAGTTTTTATGAGCAGCGGCAGTTATTGTCCCATCTCAATGGCGCTGAAGCGGTCGAGGTTGTCTATCAGGAACTTGTACGCACCCTGTCGGTTTACCGGACGGCATGA
- the rpsM gene encoding 30S ribosomal protein S13: MARIAGVDLPRNKRTDIGLTYIYGIGRTSAQQILAEAGIDGAVRVKDLSEDKIVKLREIIERDYRVEGDLRKEVSLNIKRLVDTGTYRGLRHRKGLPVRGQRTKTNARTRKGRRAGVSSKPRSTAAKPGPRA; this comes from the coding sequence ATGGCACGTATTGCTGGTGTCGATTTACCGAGGAATAAACGAACGGATATCGGGCTGACGTATATTTACGGGATCGGGCGGACCTCAGCTCAGCAGATCCTTGCCGAAGCCGGTATTGATGGAGCCGTTCGTGTGAAGGATTTGAGCGAAGACAAGATTGTCAAATTGAGAGAAATCATTGAACGTGATTATCGAGTCGAGGGTGATCTTAGGAAAGAGGTGTCGCTCAATATCAAGCGGTTGGTTGACACCGGGACTTACCGAGGCCTGCGACATCGAAAAGGTTTGCCTGTTCGAGGTCAGCGGACCAAGACCAATGCGAGAACCAGAAAAGGACGTCGGGCCGGTGTGAGTAGCAAACCAAGATCGACTGCAGCTAAACCAGGGCCTCGTGCGTAA
- the secY gene encoding preprotein translocase subunit SecY, producing the protein MLERLLTSFQNIFKIPELRTRVLFTLGMLVVYRIGSHIPTPGINGEALSDFLQKQGGSLLGFLDIFSGGSLSRLTIFALGIMPYISASIILQLLTVVIPHLTKLAKEGERGRKKIIQYTRFGTIGIALIQGFGIAIGLEQMNQGAFVLNAGWGFRLMTVITLTAGTGFLMWLGEQITERGIGNGISLIIFAGIVARLPAAVAQTYNLYEIGQLNAFLLVGLALLMVGVVAAIVFLESGRRKIPVQYAKRVIGRRVYGGQSTHIPLKINTAGVIPPIFASSIIAFPATIAGFFETPWVKAIGTQLAPGSFLYTLMYVGLILFFCFFYTAVVLNPVDMADNMKKYGGFIPGIRPGQRTSDYIYGVLTKITFAGAIYLAIVCVIPELLIYKLNVPFYFGGTSLLIVIGVGLDTAQQIESHMLMRNYDGFLGKGMAPLRGRST; encoded by the coding sequence GTGCTTGAACGTCTTCTGACTAGTTTTCAGAATATCTTTAAGATTCCCGAGCTGCGCACCCGTGTCTTGTTTACGCTTGGCATGCTGGTTGTGTATCGCATTGGTTCTCACATCCCAACACCTGGGATCAATGGAGAAGCCCTTTCCGATTTCCTGCAAAAGCAAGGCGGATCATTATTGGGGTTTCTGGATATTTTCTCCGGTGGTTCACTGTCTCGTTTGACCATCTTTGCGCTCGGCATCATGCCGTACATCAGCGCATCCATTATCCTTCAACTGCTGACGGTAGTTATTCCGCACCTCACCAAACTGGCCAAAGAGGGTGAGCGTGGACGAAAGAAGATTATTCAGTACACACGATTTGGGACGATTGGCATTGCTTTGATACAGGGATTTGGCATTGCCATCGGTCTCGAACAAATGAATCAAGGGGCATTTGTCCTCAATGCAGGCTGGGGATTCCGTCTGATGACGGTGATCACTCTCACTGCTGGCACCGGGTTCCTAATGTGGTTGGGTGAACAAATCACAGAACGGGGAATTGGTAACGGGATATCCTTGATTATTTTTGCTGGGATTGTCGCTCGACTACCTGCAGCTGTGGCTCAGACCTACAATCTCTATGAGATCGGACAGTTGAATGCATTTTTGTTGGTTGGCCTAGCCCTCTTGATGGTCGGCGTGGTGGCTGCCATTGTTTTCTTGGAGAGTGGTCGAAGAAAAATACCAGTCCAATACGCCAAGCGTGTGATTGGGCGACGCGTCTATGGAGGGCAAAGTACACATATCCCGTTGAAGATCAATACCGCAGGTGTCATCCCTCCAATTTTTGCTTCGTCGATCATTGCCTTCCCTGCAACAATCGCAGGATTTTTTGAGACTCCGTGGGTGAAAGCCATTGGGACTCAGTTGGCACCAGGGTCATTTCTCTATACGTTGATGTACGTCGGCTTGATCTTGTTCTTCTGCTTCTTTTATACGGCTGTCGTTCTCAACCCTGTGGACATGGCAGACAATATGAAGAAGTATGGTGGGTTTATCCCAGGAATTCGTCCAGGTCAAAGAACCTCCGACTATATCTATGGCGTTTTAACGAAAATTACCTTCGCAGGGGCTATCTATCTTGCAATTGTGTGCGTGATTCCTGAGCTCCTGATTTACAAACTCAATGTGCCGTTCTATTTTGGGGGTACATCGCTTCTGATCGTTATTGGAGTGGGGTTAGATACGGCTCAACAAATTGAGTCGCATATGCTGATGCGTAATTACGATGGATTTCTCGGAAAGGGTATGGCTCCATTGAGAGGGAGAAGTACCTAG
- the rpsK gene encoding 30S ribosomal protein S11 yields the protein MSVKKGKKKERRIVQSGVAHVQASFNNTIVTITDMSGNTVVWASAGNQGFKGSRKSTPFAAQRAGEAAARKAMESGMRQVDVYVNGPGSGRESAIRSLQGAGLRINLIRDVTPIPHNGCRPPKRRRV from the coding sequence ATGAGTGTGAAAAAGGGTAAGAAGAAAGAGCGCCGGATCGTTCAGAGTGGAGTGGCTCATGTTCAGGCGTCGTTCAATAATACCATTGTGACCATTACCGATATGAGCGGGAATACGGTAGTCTGGGCGAGTGCCGGGAATCAAGGGTTTAAAGGTTCGCGGAAGAGTACACCGTTTGCCGCTCAACGTGCCGGAGAGGCGGCAGCAAGAAAAGCGATGGAAAGCGGTATGCGCCAGGTCGATGTCTATGTAAATGGGCCTGGTTCTGGGCGAGAGTCGGCGATTCGGTCTTTACAGGGAGCAGGGTTGCGGATCAACCTGATTCGTGACGTCACGCCGATTCCGCATAATGGGTGCCGTCCACCCAAGCGACGTCGAGTCTAA
- the map gene encoding type I methionyl aminopeptidase has product MIILKTPAEIEVMAAASRVVAEALDVVKEAVCPGISTEELDSIAEKEIRARGAIPAFKGYRNYPKTLCASVNEQVVHGIPSRRKLKDGDIIGLDLGAIVGGFYGDSAVTVSVGRILPEIEKLVQVTRDALYLGIQQAIVGNRLTDISHAVQSHVEAAGYSVVTEFVGHGIGRQLHEEPQVPNYGKAGQGPRLQSGMVLAIEPMVNMGRSAVRILDDRWTAVTVDGSLSAHFEHTIAIQSAGAPRILSQLKKL; this is encoded by the coding sequence ATGATCATTCTGAAAACGCCAGCCGAAATCGAGGTCATGGCGGCGGCTTCACGGGTGGTGGCTGAGGCATTGGATGTCGTCAAAGAGGCTGTCTGTCCCGGTATTAGTACTGAGGAGCTCGATTCAATCGCTGAAAAGGAAATTCGAGCTCGGGGTGCAATTCCAGCATTTAAAGGGTATAGGAACTATCCCAAGACGCTTTGTGCTTCTGTGAATGAGCAGGTGGTTCACGGTATTCCATCGAGGCGTAAGCTGAAAGATGGAGATATCATCGGGTTAGATCTTGGAGCGATCGTTGGCGGATTCTACGGTGATTCTGCCGTGACCGTATCAGTTGGTCGGATTCTTCCGGAAATAGAAAAGCTGGTGCAGGTGACAAGAGACGCGCTCTATCTTGGAATCCAGCAAGCGATTGTCGGAAATCGTTTAACGGATATTTCCCATGCAGTGCAATCTCATGTCGAGGCAGCTGGGTATTCGGTCGTCACGGAGTTCGTGGGCCACGGCATTGGACGACAGTTACACGAAGAACCTCAAGTTCCTAACTACGGGAAGGCTGGACAAGGGCCACGCTTGCAGTCTGGAATGGTTTTGGCGATCGAGCCAATGGTGAATATGGGGCGAAGTGCCGTTCGTATCCTCGATGATCGATGGACGGCGGTCACGGTGGATGGGAGTTTGTCGGCGCACTTTGAGCATACGATTGCCATACAGTCGGCCGGCGCGCCTCGTATCTTGAGTCAATTGAAGAAACTCTAG
- the infA gene encoding translation initiation factor IF-1, with translation MAKEDIIEVQGSVAETLPNAMFRVKLENGHVILAHISGKMRMHFIRILPGDKVTVEMSPYDLTRGRITYRFK, from the coding sequence ATGGCAAAAGAAGATATCATTGAAGTTCAAGGTTCAGTGGCTGAGACGCTTCCCAATGCTATGTTTCGAGTCAAGCTTGAAAATGGCCATGTCATCCTGGCTCATATTTCTGGGAAAATGCGTATGCATTTCATTCGCATTCTGCCTGGTGACAAGGTTACGGTGGAGATGTCTCCGTACGATTTGACCAGGGGTCGAATCACCTATCGATTTAAGTAA